The following coding sequences are from one Salmo trutta chromosome 36, fSalTru1.1, whole genome shotgun sequence window:
- the celf3a gene encoding CUGBP Elav-like family member 3 isoform X3 translates to MKEADAIKLFIGQIPRNLEEKDLKPIFEQFGKIYELTVIKDKYTGMHKGCAFLTYCERESALKAQNALHEQKTLPGMNRPIQVKPADSEGRGEDRKLFVGMLGKQQSDADVRKMFEAFGNIEECTVLRGPDGTSKGCAFVKYQNNAEAAAAISTLHGSRTLPGASSSLVVKFADSEKERGIRRMQQVASQLGVISPMTLHLGAYNAYTQALVQQQALVAQSAYLSPVSTITMQQLAALNPSSLIATPIASLTTSSGTSTPPTMAATPVPALPPPLSYPPVPAPPNGQSASETLYTNGVHSYQAQTPVLDPLQQAYAGMQHYTATYPSAYGMVGQPFPHQHTMVAQQHQQPQQLQQREGPEGCNIFIYHLPQEFTDSEMLQMFIPFGNVISAKVFVDRATNQSKCFGFVSFDNPSSAQTAIQAMNGFQIGMKRLKVQLKRPKDANRPY, encoded by the exons ATGAAGGAGGCCGACGCAATCAAGCTCTTCATTGGGCAGATACCCCGAAATCTTGAGGAGAAGGACTTGAAACCGATCTTCGAACAGTTCGGGAAAATCTATGAGTTGACAGTGATAAAGGACAAATACACGGGGATGCACAAAG GCTGTGCCTTCTTGACATACTGCGAACGAGAGTCTGCCCTCAAGGCCCAGAATGCACTGCACGAGCAGAAGACGCTACCAGGG ATGAACCGGCCCATTCAAGTGAAGCCAGCAGACAGCGAGGGCAGGGGAG AAGACAGGAAGCTGTTTGTGGGCATGCTGGGGAAGCAGCAGTCTGATGCGGACGTGAGGAAGATGTTTGAGGCGTTTGGGAACATTGAAGAGTGCACTGTGCTCCGCGGCCCTGACGGCACTAGCAAAG GCTGTGCCTTTGTGAAGTACCAGAACAATGCAGAGGCTGCGGCAGCCATCAGCACTCTGCATGGGAGCCGCACTCTaccg GGTGCCTCTTCCAGCCTGGTGGTGAAGTTCGCCGACTCTGAGAAGGAGCGAGGGATAAGGCGCATGCAGCAGGTGGCGTCCCAGCTGGGGGTCATCAGTCCCATGACCTTACACCTCGGGGCTTACAATGCCTACACACAGGCA CTGGTGCAGCAGCAGGCTCTGGTGGCGCAGTCGGCGTACTTGTCTCCTGTGTCCACCATCACCATGCAGCAGTTGGCTGCCCTCAACCCGAGCAGCCTCATTGCCACGCCCATCGCATCACTCACTACCTCCTCAG GTACCAGCACTCCGCCCACCATGGCAGCCACACCGGTGCCTGCTCTGCCTCCACCACTCAGCTACCCTCCAGTCCCAGCTCCACCCAATGGACAGTCAGCGTCTGAAACCCTGTACACCAATGGAGTTCATTCATACCAAG ctcaaaCTCCAGTTTTGGATCCTCTTCAGCAAGCATACGCAGGGATGCAACACTACACAG CGACCTACCCTTCTGCCTATGGAATGGTGGGGCAGCCATTCCCACACCAACACACAATGGTTGCACAGCAACACCAGCAGCCTCAGCAACTGCAGCAACGAGAAG gGCCTGAGGGCTGTAACATCTTCATCTATCACCTGCCTCAGGAGTTCACTGACTCGGAGATGCTACAAATGTTCATCCCCTTCGGCAACGTCATCTCAGCAAAGGTCTTTGTTGACCGTGCCACCAATCAGAGCAAGTGCTTTG GTTTTGTGAGTTTTGACAACCCGTCCAGTGCTCAGACGGCAATTCAGGCCATGAATGGTTTCCAGATTGGCATGAAGAGGCTCAAGGTGCAGCTCAAGAGGCCCAAGGATGCCAACCGACCCTACTAA
- the celf3a gene encoding CUGBP Elav-like family member 3 isoform X2: MKEADAIKLFIGQIPRNLEEKDLKPIFEQFGKIYELTVIKDKYTGMHKGCAFLTYCERESALKAQNALHEQKTLPGMNRPIQVKPADSEGRGDRKLFVGMLGKQQSDADVRKMFEAFGNIEECTVLRGPDGTSKGCAFVKYQNNAEAAAAISTLHGSRTLPGASSSLVVKFADSEKERGIRRMQQVASQLGVISPMTLHLGAYNAYTQALVQQQALVAQSAYLSPVSTITMQQLAALNPSSLIATPIASLTTSSGTSTPPTMAATPVPALPPPLSYPPVPAPPNGQSASETLYTNGVHSYQAQTPVLDPLQQAYAGMQHYTGGTVVSPFESLKFPGGNFRFEMPSQQSLMFTYANTPTATYPSAYGMVGQPFPHQHTMVAQQHQQPQQLQQREGPEGCNIFIYHLPQEFTDSEMLQMFIPFGNVISAKVFVDRATNQSKCFGFVSFDNPSSAQTAIQAMNGFQIGMKRLKVQLKRPKDANRPY, from the exons ATGAAGGAGGCCGACGCAATCAAGCTCTTCATTGGGCAGATACCCCGAAATCTTGAGGAGAAGGACTTGAAACCGATCTTCGAACAGTTCGGGAAAATCTATGAGTTGACAGTGATAAAGGACAAATACACGGGGATGCACAAAG GCTGTGCCTTCTTGACATACTGCGAACGAGAGTCTGCCCTCAAGGCCCAGAATGCACTGCACGAGCAGAAGACGCTACCAGGG ATGAACCGGCCCATTCAAGTGAAGCCAGCAGACAGCGAGGGCAGGGGAG ACAGGAAGCTGTTTGTGGGCATGCTGGGGAAGCAGCAGTCTGATGCGGACGTGAGGAAGATGTTTGAGGCGTTTGGGAACATTGAAGAGTGCACTGTGCTCCGCGGCCCTGACGGCACTAGCAAAG GCTGTGCCTTTGTGAAGTACCAGAACAATGCAGAGGCTGCGGCAGCCATCAGCACTCTGCATGGGAGCCGCACTCTaccg GGTGCCTCTTCCAGCCTGGTGGTGAAGTTCGCCGACTCTGAGAAGGAGCGAGGGATAAGGCGCATGCAGCAGGTGGCGTCCCAGCTGGGGGTCATCAGTCCCATGACCTTACACCTCGGGGCTTACAATGCCTACACACAGGCA CTGGTGCAGCAGCAGGCTCTGGTGGCGCAGTCGGCGTACTTGTCTCCTGTGTCCACCATCACCATGCAGCAGTTGGCTGCCCTCAACCCGAGCAGCCTCATTGCCACGCCCATCGCATCACTCACTACCTCCTCAG GTACCAGCACTCCGCCCACCATGGCAGCCACACCGGTGCCTGCTCTGCCTCCACCACTCAGCTACCCTCCAGTCCCAGCTCCACCCAATGGACAGTCAGCGTCTGAAACCCTGTACACCAATGGAGTTCATTCATACCAAG ctcaaaCTCCAGTTTTGGATCCTCTTCAGCAAGCATACGCAGGGATGCAACACTACACAGGTGGGACAGTTGTGAGTCCATTTGAGTCCTTAAAATTTCCTGGAGGGAATTTTAGGTTTGAAATGCCCTCTCAACAGTCCTTAATGTTTACTTATGCAAACACACCCACAGCGACCTACCCTTCTGCCTATGGAATGGTGGGGCAGCCATTCCCACACCAACACACAATGGTTGCACAGCAACACCAGCAGCCTCAGCAACTGCAGCAACGAGAAG gGCCTGAGGGCTGTAACATCTTCATCTATCACCTGCCTCAGGAGTTCACTGACTCGGAGATGCTACAAATGTTCATCCCCTTCGGCAACGTCATCTCAGCAAAGGTCTTTGTTGACCGTGCCACCAATCAGAGCAAGTGCTTTG GTTTTGTGAGTTTTGACAACCCGTCCAGTGCTCAGACGGCAATTCAGGCCATGAATGGTTTCCAGATTGGCATGAAGAGGCTCAAGGTGCAGCTCAAGAGGCCCAAGGATGCCAACCGACCCTACTAA
- the celf3a gene encoding CUGBP Elav-like family member 3 isoform X4 has translation MKEADAIKLFIGQIPRNLEEKDLKPIFEQFGKIYELTVIKDKYTGMHKGCAFLTYCERESALKAQNALHEQKTLPGMNRPIQVKPADSEGRGDRKLFVGMLGKQQSDADVRKMFEAFGNIEECTVLRGPDGTSKGCAFVKYQNNAEAAAAISTLHGSRTLPGASSSLVVKFADSEKERGIRRMQQVASQLGVISPMTLHLGAYNAYTQALVQQQALVAQSAYLSPVSTITMQQLAALNPSSLIATPIASLTTSSGTSTPPTMAATPVPALPPPLSYPPVPAPPNGQSASETLYTNGVHSYQAQTPVLDPLQQAYAGMQHYTATYPSAYGMVGQPFPHQHTMVAQQHQQPQQLQQREGPEGCNIFIYHLPQEFTDSEMLQMFIPFGNVISAKVFVDRATNQSKCFGFVSFDNPSSAQTAIQAMNGFQIGMKRLKVQLKRPKDANRPY, from the exons ATGAAGGAGGCCGACGCAATCAAGCTCTTCATTGGGCAGATACCCCGAAATCTTGAGGAGAAGGACTTGAAACCGATCTTCGAACAGTTCGGGAAAATCTATGAGTTGACAGTGATAAAGGACAAATACACGGGGATGCACAAAG GCTGTGCCTTCTTGACATACTGCGAACGAGAGTCTGCCCTCAAGGCCCAGAATGCACTGCACGAGCAGAAGACGCTACCAGGG ATGAACCGGCCCATTCAAGTGAAGCCAGCAGACAGCGAGGGCAGGGGAG ACAGGAAGCTGTTTGTGGGCATGCTGGGGAAGCAGCAGTCTGATGCGGACGTGAGGAAGATGTTTGAGGCGTTTGGGAACATTGAAGAGTGCACTGTGCTCCGCGGCCCTGACGGCACTAGCAAAG GCTGTGCCTTTGTGAAGTACCAGAACAATGCAGAGGCTGCGGCAGCCATCAGCACTCTGCATGGGAGCCGCACTCTaccg GGTGCCTCTTCCAGCCTGGTGGTGAAGTTCGCCGACTCTGAGAAGGAGCGAGGGATAAGGCGCATGCAGCAGGTGGCGTCCCAGCTGGGGGTCATCAGTCCCATGACCTTACACCTCGGGGCTTACAATGCCTACACACAGGCA CTGGTGCAGCAGCAGGCTCTGGTGGCGCAGTCGGCGTACTTGTCTCCTGTGTCCACCATCACCATGCAGCAGTTGGCTGCCCTCAACCCGAGCAGCCTCATTGCCACGCCCATCGCATCACTCACTACCTCCTCAG GTACCAGCACTCCGCCCACCATGGCAGCCACACCGGTGCCTGCTCTGCCTCCACCACTCAGCTACCCTCCAGTCCCAGCTCCACCCAATGGACAGTCAGCGTCTGAAACCCTGTACACCAATGGAGTTCATTCATACCAAG ctcaaaCTCCAGTTTTGGATCCTCTTCAGCAAGCATACGCAGGGATGCAACACTACACAG CGACCTACCCTTCTGCCTATGGAATGGTGGGGCAGCCATTCCCACACCAACACACAATGGTTGCACAGCAACACCAGCAGCCTCAGCAACTGCAGCAACGAGAAG gGCCTGAGGGCTGTAACATCTTCATCTATCACCTGCCTCAGGAGTTCACTGACTCGGAGATGCTACAAATGTTCATCCCCTTCGGCAACGTCATCTCAGCAAAGGTCTTTGTTGACCGTGCCACCAATCAGAGCAAGTGCTTTG GTTTTGTGAGTTTTGACAACCCGTCCAGTGCTCAGACGGCAATTCAGGCCATGAATGGTTTCCAGATTGGCATGAAGAGGCTCAAGGTGCAGCTCAAGAGGCCCAAGGATGCCAACCGACCCTACTAA
- the celf3a gene encoding CUGBP Elav-like family member 3 isoform X5, whose protein sequence is MHMHMNRPIQVKPADSEGRGEDRKLFVGMLGKQQSDADVRKMFEAFGNIEECTVLRGPDGTSKGCAFVKYQNNAEAAAAISTLHGSRTLPGASSSLVVKFADSEKERGIRRMQQVASQLGVISPMTLHLGAYNAYTQALVQQQALVAQSAYLSPVSTITMQQLAALNPSSLIATPIASLTTSSGTSTPPTMAATPVPALPPPLSYPPVPAPPNGQSASETLYTNGVHSYQAQTPVLDPLQQAYAGMQHYTGGTVVSPFESLKFPGGNFRFEMPSQQSLMFTYANTPTATYPSAYGMVGQPFPHQHTMVAQQHQQPQQLQQREGPEGCNIFIYHLPQEFTDSEMLQMFIPFGNVISAKVFVDRATNQSKCFGFVSFDNPSSAQTAIQAMNGFQIGMKRLKVQLKRPKDANRPY, encoded by the exons ATGCATAtgcat ATGAACCGGCCCATTCAAGTGAAGCCAGCAGACAGCGAGGGCAGGGGAG AAGACAGGAAGCTGTTTGTGGGCATGCTGGGGAAGCAGCAGTCTGATGCGGACGTGAGGAAGATGTTTGAGGCGTTTGGGAACATTGAAGAGTGCACTGTGCTCCGCGGCCCTGACGGCACTAGCAAAG GCTGTGCCTTTGTGAAGTACCAGAACAATGCAGAGGCTGCGGCAGCCATCAGCACTCTGCATGGGAGCCGCACTCTaccg GGTGCCTCTTCCAGCCTGGTGGTGAAGTTCGCCGACTCTGAGAAGGAGCGAGGGATAAGGCGCATGCAGCAGGTGGCGTCCCAGCTGGGGGTCATCAGTCCCATGACCTTACACCTCGGGGCTTACAATGCCTACACACAGGCA CTGGTGCAGCAGCAGGCTCTGGTGGCGCAGTCGGCGTACTTGTCTCCTGTGTCCACCATCACCATGCAGCAGTTGGCTGCCCTCAACCCGAGCAGCCTCATTGCCACGCCCATCGCATCACTCACTACCTCCTCAG GTACCAGCACTCCGCCCACCATGGCAGCCACACCGGTGCCTGCTCTGCCTCCACCACTCAGCTACCCTCCAGTCCCAGCTCCACCCAATGGACAGTCAGCGTCTGAAACCCTGTACACCAATGGAGTTCATTCATACCAAG ctcaaaCTCCAGTTTTGGATCCTCTTCAGCAAGCATACGCAGGGATGCAACACTACACAGGTGGGACAGTTGTGAGTCCATTTGAGTCCTTAAAATTTCCTGGAGGGAATTTTAGGTTTGAAATGCCCTCTCAACAGTCCTTAATGTTTACTTATGCAAACACACCCACAGCGACCTACCCTTCTGCCTATGGAATGGTGGGGCAGCCATTCCCACACCAACACACAATGGTTGCACAGCAACACCAGCAGCCTCAGCAACTGCAGCAACGAGAAG gGCCTGAGGGCTGTAACATCTTCATCTATCACCTGCCTCAGGAGTTCACTGACTCGGAGATGCTACAAATGTTCATCCCCTTCGGCAACGTCATCTCAGCAAAGGTCTTTGTTGACCGTGCCACCAATCAGAGCAAGTGCTTTG GTTTTGTGAGTTTTGACAACCCGTCCAGTGCTCAGACGGCAATTCAGGCCATGAATGGTTTCCAGATTGGCATGAAGAGGCTCAAGGTGCAGCTCAAGAGGCCCAAGGATGCCAACCGACCCTACTAA
- the celf3a gene encoding CUGBP Elav-like family member 3 isoform X1, which produces MKEADAIKLFIGQIPRNLEEKDLKPIFEQFGKIYELTVIKDKYTGMHKGCAFLTYCERESALKAQNALHEQKTLPGMNRPIQVKPADSEGRGEDRKLFVGMLGKQQSDADVRKMFEAFGNIEECTVLRGPDGTSKGCAFVKYQNNAEAAAAISTLHGSRTLPGASSSLVVKFADSEKERGIRRMQQVASQLGVISPMTLHLGAYNAYTQALVQQQALVAQSAYLSPVSTITMQQLAALNPSSLIATPIASLTTSSGTSTPPTMAATPVPALPPPLSYPPVPAPPNGQSASETLYTNGVHSYQAQTPVLDPLQQAYAGMQHYTGGTVVSPFESLKFPGGNFRFEMPSQQSLMFTYANTPTATYPSAYGMVGQPFPHQHTMVAQQHQQPQQLQQREGPEGCNIFIYHLPQEFTDSEMLQMFIPFGNVISAKVFVDRATNQSKCFGFVSFDNPSSAQTAIQAMNGFQIGMKRLKVQLKRPKDANRPY; this is translated from the exons ATGAAGGAGGCCGACGCAATCAAGCTCTTCATTGGGCAGATACCCCGAAATCTTGAGGAGAAGGACTTGAAACCGATCTTCGAACAGTTCGGGAAAATCTATGAGTTGACAGTGATAAAGGACAAATACACGGGGATGCACAAAG GCTGTGCCTTCTTGACATACTGCGAACGAGAGTCTGCCCTCAAGGCCCAGAATGCACTGCACGAGCAGAAGACGCTACCAGGG ATGAACCGGCCCATTCAAGTGAAGCCAGCAGACAGCGAGGGCAGGGGAG AAGACAGGAAGCTGTTTGTGGGCATGCTGGGGAAGCAGCAGTCTGATGCGGACGTGAGGAAGATGTTTGAGGCGTTTGGGAACATTGAAGAGTGCACTGTGCTCCGCGGCCCTGACGGCACTAGCAAAG GCTGTGCCTTTGTGAAGTACCAGAACAATGCAGAGGCTGCGGCAGCCATCAGCACTCTGCATGGGAGCCGCACTCTaccg GGTGCCTCTTCCAGCCTGGTGGTGAAGTTCGCCGACTCTGAGAAGGAGCGAGGGATAAGGCGCATGCAGCAGGTGGCGTCCCAGCTGGGGGTCATCAGTCCCATGACCTTACACCTCGGGGCTTACAATGCCTACACACAGGCA CTGGTGCAGCAGCAGGCTCTGGTGGCGCAGTCGGCGTACTTGTCTCCTGTGTCCACCATCACCATGCAGCAGTTGGCTGCCCTCAACCCGAGCAGCCTCATTGCCACGCCCATCGCATCACTCACTACCTCCTCAG GTACCAGCACTCCGCCCACCATGGCAGCCACACCGGTGCCTGCTCTGCCTCCACCACTCAGCTACCCTCCAGTCCCAGCTCCACCCAATGGACAGTCAGCGTCTGAAACCCTGTACACCAATGGAGTTCATTCATACCAAG ctcaaaCTCCAGTTTTGGATCCTCTTCAGCAAGCATACGCAGGGATGCAACACTACACAGGTGGGACAGTTGTGAGTCCATTTGAGTCCTTAAAATTTCCTGGAGGGAATTTTAGGTTTGAAATGCCCTCTCAACAGTCCTTAATGTTTACTTATGCAAACACACCCACAGCGACCTACCCTTCTGCCTATGGAATGGTGGGGCAGCCATTCCCACACCAACACACAATGGTTGCACAGCAACACCAGCAGCCTCAGCAACTGCAGCAACGAGAAG gGCCTGAGGGCTGTAACATCTTCATCTATCACCTGCCTCAGGAGTTCACTGACTCGGAGATGCTACAAATGTTCATCCCCTTCGGCAACGTCATCTCAGCAAAGGTCTTTGTTGACCGTGCCACCAATCAGAGCAAGTGCTTTG GTTTTGTGAGTTTTGACAACCCGTCCAGTGCTCAGACGGCAATTCAGGCCATGAATGGTTTCCAGATTGGCATGAAGAGGCTCAAGGTGCAGCTCAAGAGGCCCAAGGATGCCAACCGACCCTACTAA